A genomic region of Silurus meridionalis isolate SWU-2019-XX chromosome 7, ASM1480568v1, whole genome shotgun sequence contains the following coding sequences:
- the ccz1 gene encoding LOW QUALITY PROTEIN: vacuolar fusion protein CCZ1 homolog (The sequence of the model RefSeq protein was modified relative to this genomic sequence to represent the inferred CDS: inserted 2 bases in 1 codon), with protein sequence MLMISPRMASGIQEKQYTPSLLSFFIYNPKFGPREGEEEKKILFYHPCEVEKNEKIRNVGLCEAIVQFTRTFCPTKPAKSLHTQKNRQFFHEPEESFWMVMVVRNPMIEKPNKDGKPPTIEYQEDEILDSVYGAVLQQCYSMYKLFNGTFIRTFEAGGVELLIQKLEKFFYRYIQTLHLQSCDLLDVFGGLSFFPLDKMTYLKIQSFVNRVEESLSLVKYTAFLYNDQLIWSGLEQDDMRILYKYLTTSLFPRHTEPELAGRDSPLRPEVTGNLLHYGRFLTGPANLKDPETKFRFPKIFVNTEDSYEELHLIVYKAMSAAVCFMINASVELTREFCEQLDALVGPQLTLLASDICEQYNINKRISGPEKEPQFKFIYFNHMNLAEKSTIHMRKTASVSLTSVHPDLIKILGDINSDFARVDADEEIIVKAMTDYWVVGKKSDQRELYVILNQKNANLIEVNDEVKRLCAXQFNNIFFLD encoded by the exons ATGCTGATGATCAG TCCAAGAATGGCTTCTGGAATACAGGAAAAACAGTATACCCCATCACTGCTTAGTTTTTTCATCTATAACCCCAAGTTTGGACCACGTGAAGGAGAG gaagagaaaaagatcTTATTTTATCATCCCTGTGAAGtagagaaaaatgaaaagattcGCAATGTTGGACTCTGTGAGGCCATTGTTCAGTTTACTAG GACCTTCTGCCCCACAAAGCCAGCAAAATCATTGCACACTCAGAAAAACCGACAATTCTTCCATGAGCCTGAGGAGAGTTTCTGGATGGTCATG GTCGTACGGAACCCCATGATAGAAAAACCCAACAAAGATGGAAAACCTCCTACTATAGAATACCAGGAAgatgaaattctg GACTCTGTATATGGTGCAGTATTACAGCAGTGCTACAGCATGTATAAG CTTTTCAATGGCACTTTCATCAGGACATTTGAAGCAGGAGGAGTGGAGCTACTTATCCAAAAGCTTGAAAAGTTCTTCTACAGG TACATACAGACGCTGCATCTCCAGTCATGTGACCTCCTGGATGTGTTTGGAGGACTCAGCTTCTTCCCCCTTGACAAAATGACCTACCTGAAGATCCAGTCTTTCGTCAACAGAGTGGAAGAAAGCTTAAGTTTGGTCAAATACACGGCCTTCCTCTATAACGACCAGCTCATATG GAGTGGACTAGAGCAGGATGACATGCGCATTCTTTACAAATACTTAACGACATCACTGTTTCCGAGGCACACCGAACCTGAG CTCGCAGGCAGGGACTCGCCTCTGAGACCAGAGGTGACAGGGAATCTGTTGCACTATGGCAG ATTTTTAACTGGACCAGCCAACTTAAAAGATCCAGAAACAAAATTCAGGTTTCCAAAAATATTTGTGAACACAGAAGACAGTTATGAGGAGCTCCATTTGATAGTTTACAAG GCTATGAGTGCTGCTGTGTGCTTCATGATAAATG CATCAGTGGAACTGACGAGAGAGTTTTGCGAGCAGCTGGATGCGCTGGTCGGCCCTCAGCTCACGCTGCTAGCCTCTGATATTTGTGAACAATACAACATCAACAAGAGGATATCGGG GCCAGAAAAGGAGCCCCAGTTCAAGTTCATCTACTTCAACCACATGAACTTGGCTGAGAAAAGCACTATCCACATGCGCAAAACAGCCAGTGTGTCTCTTACCTCTGTCCATCCTGACCTCATTAAGATCCTTGGAGACATCAACAGCGATTTTGCACG GGTTGATGCGGATGAGGAAATCATAGTAAAAGCAATGACTGACTACTGGGTGGTGGGAAAGAAATCAGATCAGAGAGAGCTGTATGTCATTCTCAACCAGAAGAATGCCAATTTAATTGAAGTGAATG ACGAGGTGAAGAGGCTTTGTGC GCAGTTCAATAACATTTTCTTCTTAGATTGA